Proteins encoded together in one Diabrotica undecimpunctata isolate CICGRU chromosome 3, icDiaUnde3, whole genome shotgun sequence window:
- the LOC140436277 gene encoding sulfotransferase 1E1-like isoform X1 produces MNNKRIVFKELPLEIEDVDKEAYEKFKVPNLKQFEGILVGPKKYYCHPCYKEVGLEYYNFEARSNDVYILGIMRSGTTLVSELVYLLVNDLNFQKAAGEDLHDRVPNLEAYLSYKIFVGQKAVFGFGFLKFDTCSLLRNHVKTFDEEVNQRCIRTHLPISLLSPHIFDVGAKVIYCARNPKDVIVSNYHLFRLFQEEHFHSFEDFFRMFKSSKLAFLPYFEHLKEGWARRNNPNFLFIFYEDLTRDKRKYIKKISDFLDIYVSEEALDELEDHLDINKFKNNRTINFESIRKMGYLSKNESFIRKGEIGQWRTYFTGDLETEVDEWIEENLTGTDIKFPDY; encoded by the exons AAGGTATTCTAGTAGGCCCTAAGAAATATTACTGCCATCCATGTTACAAGGAGGTTGGACTGGAATATTACAATTTCGAGGCAAGATCCAATGACGTATATATATTAGGAATAATGAGATCTG gTACAACTTTAGTATCAGAACTGGTATACTTATTGGTTAATGATCTCAATTTTCAAAAAGCTGCTGGTGAAGATCTTCATGACAGAGTTCCAAATTTAGA AGCCTACTTATCATATAAAATATTTGTCGGTCAGAAGGCAGTTTTTGGATTTGGCTTTTTAAAGTTTGACACATGTTCATTACTAAGGAACCATGTCAAAACCTTTGATGAAGAGGTAAACCAAAGATGTATCCGTACACATCTTCCAATAAGTCTGCTCTCTCCTCATATCTTTGATGTTGGTGCAAAG GTTATTTATTGTGCTAGAAACCCTAAGGATGTAATAGTTTCAAACTACCACTTGTTTCGATTATTTCAAGAAGAACATTTTCACTCGTTTGAAGATTTTTTTAGGATGTTTAAATCAAGTAAGc TGGCATTTTTGCCCTATTTTGAACACCTGAAAGAAGGCTGGGCGAGACGAAACAATCCAAACTTCCTGTTTATATTTTATGAAGACCTAACGAGg GATAAGcggaaatatattaaaaaaatatcagaTTTTCTTGATATTTACGTAAGTGAAGAAGCTCTAGATGAGTTAGAAGACCACTTAGACATTAACAAATTCAAGAATAATAGAACAATTAATTTCGAAAGCATACGAAAAATGGGATATTTAAGCAAAAACGAATCATTCATACGAAAAGGGGAGATAGGACAATGGAGAACGTACTTTACTGGAGATTTAGAGACAGAAGTTGATGAATGGATTGAAGAAAATTTGACAGGTACCGATATCAAGTTTCCAGATTACTAG
- the LOC140436277 gene encoding sulfotransferase 1E1-like isoform X2 translates to MNNKRIVFKELPLEIEDVDKEAYEKFKVPNLKQFEGILVGPKKYYCHPCYKEVGLEYYNFEARSNDVYILGIMRSGTTLVSELVYLLVNDLNFQKAAGEDLHDRVPNLEAYLSYKIFVGQKAVFGFGFLKFDTCSLLRNHVKTFDEEVNQRCIRTHLPISLLSPHIFDVGAKVIYCARNPKDVIVSNYHLFRLFQEEHFHSFEDFFRMFKSMAFLPYFEHLKEGWARRNNPNFLFIFYEDLTRDKRKYIKKISDFLDIYVSEEALDELEDHLDINKFKNNRTINFESIRKMGYLSKNESFIRKGEIGQWRTYFTGDLETEVDEWIEENLTGTDIKFPDY, encoded by the exons AAGGTATTCTAGTAGGCCCTAAGAAATATTACTGCCATCCATGTTACAAGGAGGTTGGACTGGAATATTACAATTTCGAGGCAAGATCCAATGACGTATATATATTAGGAATAATGAGATCTG gTACAACTTTAGTATCAGAACTGGTATACTTATTGGTTAATGATCTCAATTTTCAAAAAGCTGCTGGTGAAGATCTTCATGACAGAGTTCCAAATTTAGA AGCCTACTTATCATATAAAATATTTGTCGGTCAGAAGGCAGTTTTTGGATTTGGCTTTTTAAAGTTTGACACATGTTCATTACTAAGGAACCATGTCAAAACCTTTGATGAAGAGGTAAACCAAAGATGTATCCGTACACATCTTCCAATAAGTCTGCTCTCTCCTCATATCTTTGATGTTGGTGCAAAG GTTATTTATTGTGCTAGAAACCCTAAGGATGTAATAGTTTCAAACTACCACTTGTTTCGATTATTTCAAGAAGAACATTTTCACTCGTTTGAAGATTTTTTTAGGATGTTTAAATCAA TGGCATTTTTGCCCTATTTTGAACACCTGAAAGAAGGCTGGGCGAGACGAAACAATCCAAACTTCCTGTTTATATTTTATGAAGACCTAACGAGg GATAAGcggaaatatattaaaaaaatatcagaTTTTCTTGATATTTACGTAAGTGAAGAAGCTCTAGATGAGTTAGAAGACCACTTAGACATTAACAAATTCAAGAATAATAGAACAATTAATTTCGAAAGCATACGAAAAATGGGATATTTAAGCAAAAACGAATCATTCATACGAAAAGGGGAGATAGGACAATGGAGAACGTACTTTACTGGAGATTTAGAGACAGAAGTTGATGAATGGATTGAAGAAAATTTGACAGGTACCGATATCAAGTTTCCAGATTACTAG